The window TCTTGATATTGTTATTGACTCAATATCCCAGAATCTCGCACGAGACAACAAATTTTTCCAACATCAGTCTGAAATACCAACATCACGAATCATCGTAGAACCCCACGCCACGGATTCCTATCAGAATGTCCTCTTCTCGCTTCTTCAATTTCGACTGCATACAGGCGTCTACCCTCGCAGAGTCACTGTTGTGACGCACGAGTTCAAGAGGGCCCGATTCGTGGAATGCCATTTTCCTGCACTGGGATTCTTGCCTATAACATCAAGATCTACAGCAGAGGAGATCTCCACGACAGAACGAGATACCGCTCGCGTTGCGGTGATTGGCATCAATCCCCCAGAGGAAGTGACGCCAGTGGAATCTCTTGTCCGGGGGGAATTGAAGAGTGGGATTGGACTATGGAGATCTGATCCATGTGGCGTTGGGCCGGAATTGTCtgcgaagaggaggaagcgcGGTTGGTGTCCTGGTACGGAAAAGGTGTCTTTTGATGGACTGGAGGATGTTGTGTTGGAGTTGATCTGCTGGGATGAACAGGAGTGGTTTTCTAAAATGGAGGAATTGCCTTGGTTTGGTTTGGAGTCGTAATCGTTTTCATTATACACAGATAGACAAACACAGATGCTGTGCACGTAGATATGCTGAGCTGTTGCTACAATACACAGTAACAAAATTCCATCCTTTCCCCTGCCAAACGCCAATTTGTAATGATGAGCCCACCATCCCTCAATCAGCCAGCCGGTAGCTGACCAGAGTGCCCACGCGGTGGTTGTTGGTGCTGAAGCTGCGAAGTTGAACTTTCTCGGCGTTCTTGATCTCTTTGGCGTCGCTGTCTCCCCATTCCACGGGCACTTCGGAATCTGCGTCTGCGTATACCAGCACGTTGAACGTACAGTCTCCATCCAAAACGGGGAGAAAAGTGACCGACGCTGTGATCTGGCGGAAGATggcttggatttcttcctggaTTTCCTTCTCGGTCTTTTCGATCGGGGCCTCGGAGGCTTGCGGGTCAGCGTCTCTGTTGATTGCGAGATTAGTCTGGATATTTCCATGGCCAGTTTAGGTGACCTACCCGGGCGAGGTATTCTCCTTGTCGGCTGACTTCCGTGAACTGCTGCCCTTGGACGACTTGCTGAATATATCGACCTGTAGAACGTTTTACTAAACCTGCACATCTCACACCTTGGAAATCAACGTACGTCAAACTGCCACCGTTCCACATTATCTCCGGTCTCCTTGCTCGTGATAACGACCACCAGCTTAGAGATTTTCCCGCCAACCATCCACTTGTTCAATTGCGACATGATCTTCTTGACGTAGGCTTTCACTTGGTCGTCCGCGGACACTATCTGGGGTCAGGTTCGGTATGCTAGAGGTGTAGGGCATGAACGACACACCGAGCATATTGAGGCCATATTTCTTGACACTAAAGCTAATCAGCATTTGTTGCGATACGGTCTTGGAGCGGCTTACGTTGTGAAATCCTCAGGCGGGTAAACACCTCGTTGGAAGCTAGACACATGAGCTCCTGCTGCTATGTAAAGCAATCAAAACAACTCACAGAATGGAATTGATTGAATATTCAAACTAGACCGCGGTCAGTAGAGTATAACAGACTGCTAGGAAGAAGGGCGACTTACAAACTCGGCCACAAGCTTGGCCGAGCCTGGAAATGTTTGTGTCAGTTGCCATACGCGAATCACAGACAAGGAACCTACCTTTCAGAGACAGCTTGTGCACCTTGGACTTGTCCTTGGAATCCTTTGTTTCCGGCATGATTGTTGTTATGGTGAGAGTGTCGAGGGGAAAAGGGAGCTTTGTTTATGCCGATAGTCGCCGCAGCAATCACCCTCACCGCCCACGGGTTTTCTCCGCAAAGGGCCTGGACACGACTTGCTCTCTTGCACTCACACGCTCCTATGCCACACGGATCCCGATGCGAGGATGTCTGCAGTTAGCCCGATGGCTGAGCGCAGCGCCGAATCCAGCCGCGAATTTGCTGAGGCTGCCAAATGGCCTCTCGGTCTTTAATCGCCATTCGGCCCGGGTTTTCACCAGCTCGGCCTCTTGGAATGCCGCGCGATCCGCAGTACGAACCCCAGACATAGATCTCGAGCAGCGCATTTCTGCAATTCCAATTGAGCGCTATCGCAATTTCTGCATCGTCGCGCATGTCGATCATGGCAAGAGCACCCTCTCCGACCGGTTACTCGAACTCACGGGGACCATCCAGCCCGGCATGAACAAACAAGTCTTGGATAAACTCGATGTCGAGCGAGAACGAGGAATCACCGTCAAGGCGCAGACGTGTACGATGATCTACAACCACAAGGGCGAGGACTATCTATTGCATTTGGTGGATACGCCCGGTCATGTAGACTTTCGCGCTGAGGTCTCGCGAAGCTATGCCAGTTGTGGCGGAGCCTTGCTGTTGGTTGACGCCAGCCAGGGTATCCAGGCGCAAACGGTCGCGAATTTCTATTTGGCCTTCGCGCAGGGCCTCGAGTTAATCCCCGTGATCAACAAGGTGGACTTGCCGTCGGCCGATCCAGAGCGGGCTCTGCAGCAGATGAAGAGCTCTTTTGAGCTTGAGACTGACAATGCGCTTTTAGTCTCGGCTAAGACTGGGTTGAATGTGCAATCTTTGCTGCCCACTGTTGTGGACAAAATTCCAGCGTATGTGGGACTTGGTTCAATCTGTTGATCTGATATTAACCCTTGCATAGACCAGTTGGTGATTGCGAAAAACCGCTCCGCATGCTTCTTGTTGACTCCTGGTACGACTCGTACAAAGGCGTGATCCTCCTGGTGCGCGTGTTCGATGGCGAGGTCCGTGccggccagcagcttgtATCATTTGCAACGGGCATCAAATACTATGTTGGCGAAGTGGGGATCATGTATCCCACTGAGACAGCACAAACTGTTTTGCGCGCGGGTCAGGTCGGATATATTTATTTCAATCCGGGCATGAAGCGAAGCAAGGAAGCCAAGGTCGGTGATACATACACTCGGGTTGGCTCAGAAAAGGTCGTAGAGCCTTTGCCCGGATTCGAGGAGCCTAAGTCGATGGTGTTCGTGGCCGTATATCCCGTGAATGCGGACCTTTTTGAGCATCTGGAAGACAGCGTTAATCACCTTTGTCTGAACGACCGGAGCATTACGGTGCAAAAGGAATCATCGGAAGCTTTGGGAGCCGGGTTCCGGATGGGGTTCTTGGGTACCCTTCACTGTTCGGTCTTCGAAGATCGGCTGCGCCAGGAGCATGGCGCCAGTATTATAATCACACCTCCTTCAGTCTCGGTCAATGTGGTGTGGAAAGATGGCACCGAGGAGATCATCACGAACCCGGCAAAGTTTCCCGACGACGATAGCGTTCGTCTCAAAGtcgccgagatccaggaacCCTACGTCCGCGCCACCTTGACCTTCCCAGAAGAATACCTGGGCAAGGCGATTGAGCTATGCGAGGCAAATCGGGGCGAGCAAGTCAGCCTCGAATACTTCACAGCGACTCAGGTCATCCTCAAATATGAGCTGCCTCTCGCGCATCTGGTGGACGACTTTTTCGGGAAATTGAAAGGGTCGACCAAGGGCTATGCCACTTTGGACTACGAGGAGTCCGCCTGGCGAGCAGGAAATATCGTCAAgctccagctgctggtcaacaagGAGCCTGTGGATGCCGTCTCGCGGATCATGCACATGAGCCAGGTCAACCGCCAGGGAAGGCAGTGGGTGACCAAGTTCAAGGAACATGTCGATCGACAACTGTTTGAGATTGTCATTCAGGCTGCTGTCGGCAAGAAAATTATCGCACGCGAGACTATCAAGCCATACCGCAAAGACGTGTTGGCCAAGTTGCATGCCAGTGATGTTAGTCGTCGACGGAAGCTCCTGGAGAAACAGAAGGAGGGCCGCAAGAGGCTGAGGGCCGTTGGCAATGTGGTGATTGAGCATAAAGCGTTCCAAAAGTTCCTTTCCAAGTGAAGGAACTCCCTGTATTATAAAAAAACCATCAATCAACAAATATGTACACAACCACGACAACAGTCCCGTCCATTCATACTTCGCGAGAGCGGTGAACACTTCGCCGGCAGAAAAAAGTTCGTGGCCAACCCCGCCATCGtctttgcttcttttcttcttcgccaacctCCTCTACCTCTTCCCTGCTCCTGTCGCTCGAGTTGCTGAGCTTTCCTTTCAAATCTGCAACCCGTACCTGTTATACTCAGCAGCTTTACTTTATCCCCCACCGACTTTCACGACTGGTTGCGGCTGACCTTCGCCCGTGCCGATTGAGTCacaccagctcgccctgCCATGCCCCGTTCCTGACGCCGGCAATGCAGCCTCCTGAAGGTGCGCAGGTCGACCTGGGCAAGGCCCAGGTCATAGACCGTGTCCCTAAAGTGATCAAGGAGTTGAAATTCGGTGTTTTGTATGTTTTGCTTCCCAGCGAAGACACATCAGTCCAACGCAGAATTGGTTGCTAATGAGCCGCTCTCCAGGACAAACGATGATATCGTCGGACAAGCCGTGGTCGAAGTCTCGGATCGTAAGTTCTTCGACCTTGAACATGACCGAACGGTCGTGGCGCATGGTCCTTTGGACGCGCGCATGGGAATTTCGAACAAAACCGGAACCTGTCAGACTTGTGGAGGTGGGCTGCACATTTGCAACGGCCACTTTGGCCATGTCAGGTTGGTTCTTCCTGCTTTCCATGTTGGTTACTTCAAACGCGTCATCGGAATCTTGCAAGAAATCTGCAAAGAATGTTCGCACATCCTACTCCCCGAGGCGGAGCGTCGAGCCTTCCTTCGCGAAATGCGCCGTCCGGGATTGGATAACTTGCGGCGCATGCAAATC of the Penicillium psychrofluorescens genome assembly, chromosome: 1 genome contains:
- a CDS encoding uncharacterized protein (ID:PFLUO_002151-T1.cds;~source:funannotate), translated to MLVSADDQVKAYVKKIMSQLNKWMVGGKISKLVVVITSKETGDNVERWQFDVDIFSKSSKGSSSRKSADKENTSPGDADPQASEAPIEKTEKEIQEEIQAIFRQITASVTFLPVLDGDCTFNVLVYADADSEVPVEWGDSDAKEIKNAEKVQLRSFSTNNHRVGTLVSYRLAD
- a CDS encoding uncharacterized protein (ID:PFLUO_002152-T1.cds;~source:funannotate); protein product: MRGCLQLARWLSAAPNPAANLLRLPNGLSVFNRHSARVFTSSASWNAARSAVRTPDIDLEQRISAIPIERYRNFCIVAHVDHGKSTLSDRLLELTGTIQPGMNKQVLDKLDVERERGITVKAQTCTMIYNHKGEDYLLHLVDTPGHVDFRAEVSRSYASCGGALLLVDASQGIQAQTVANFYLAFAQGLELIPVINKVDLPSADPERALQQMKSSFELETDNALLVSAKTGLNVQSLLPTVVDKIPAPVGDCEKPLRMLLVDSWYDSYKGVILLVRVFDGEVRAGQQLVSFATGIKYYVGEVGIMYPTETAQTVLRAGQVGYIYFNPGMKRSKEAKVGDTYTRVGSEKVVEPLPGFEEPKSMVFVAVYPVNADLFEHLEDSVNHLCLNDRSITVQKESSEALGAGFRMGFLGTLHCSVFEDRLRQEHGASIIITPPSVSVNVVWKDGTEEIITNPAKFPDDDSVRLKVAEIQEPYVRATLTFPEEYLGKAIELCEANRGEQVSLEYFTATQVILKYELPLAHLVDDFFGKLKGSTKGYATLDYEESAWRAGNIVKLQLLVNKEPVDAVSRIMHMSQVNRQGRQWVTKFKEHVDRQLFEIVIQAAVGKKIIARETIKPYRKDVLAKLHASDVSRRRKLLEKQKEGRKRLRAVGNVVIEHKAFQKFLSK